From the genome of Oceanispirochaeta sp. M1:
ATTGATATTATCTTTTGCCCATTCACAGGCCAGAAGTTTGGTTACACCCATGACAGCACTCTTACTGGCTGTATAGGAGGGGACTCTGATTCCACCCTGGAAGGAGAGCATGGAGGCGATGTTGATGATCTTTCCGCCGTTGCCCTGCTTCATAAACTGTTTTCCAACAGTCTGACAGAAGAAAAACACTGTCTTGATGTTGATATTCATTACATCATCCCAGTCTTTTTCAGAAAAGTTGATGGAATCTTCTCTTCTGATGATTCCGGCATTATTCACGAGAATATCTACAGAACCGTATTTGGCGACAGTCTGGTCTACGATGCCCTGAATGGGATCGATTGTCATCAAGTTGGCCTCTATTCCGAGGAACTCTCCGCCTTTTTCTTCAATCATCTTTGCTGTCTCAGGGGCAGCAACATAGTCTACACCTACAACCTTGGCACCGGCTTCAGCCATACCAAGACAGATTCCCTG
Proteins encoded in this window:
- the kduD gene encoding 2-dehydro-3-deoxy-D-gluconate 5-dehydrogenase KduD, whose product is MAISFDLKGKVAIVTGCSTGLGQGICLGMAEAGAKVVGVDYVAAPETAKMIEEKGGEFLGIEANLMTIDPIQGIVDQTVAKYGSVDILVNNAGIIRREDSINFSEKDWDDVMNINIKTVFFFCQTVGKQFMKQGNGGKIINIASMLSFQGGIRVPSYTASKSAVMGVTKLLACEWAKDNINVNAIAPGYMNTNNTEALRNDPERSAAILGRIPADRWGLPSDVAGPAVFLASSASDYVNGYTLAVDGGWLAR